From Xylocopilactobacillus apis, a single genomic window includes:
- the prmA gene encoding 50S ribosomal protein L11 methyltransferase — MQWAKIKVITTNEAIEAVSVILEKNGAKGVEINDPLDHYDIPSSDTLVDSAVLDQGDVSVTTWIPESEDLNPEQIKQEIENLTEYGIDPGEVKIFISFEDDENWNKVWKDHYAPIPVAANLVIVPIWQKEEYKNDQRIKIFIDPGMAFGTGDHPTTILTLQALLIAYQKGDRVFDIGSGSGILSIAAVKLGAKNVYATDIDQATMENARQNLSVNDVSDEVNLVVSDLLKGTEEKADLILANILAEVHFKLIPELDSHLKENGRVVLGGIINDQAAAVEEQLINHGFKVVERLAMKDWVSYIVQRGD; from the coding sequence ATGCAGTGGGCAAAAATTAAAGTTATTACAACTAATGAGGCGATTGAGGCCGTCAGTGTAATTTTAGAAAAAAATGGAGCTAAAGGGGTTGAAATCAATGATCCCTTAGATCATTATGATATTCCGTCATCTGATACACTGGTTGATTCAGCAGTACTTGATCAAGGAGATGTAAGTGTAACAACCTGGATTCCAGAATCTGAAGATTTAAATCCTGAACAAATTAAACAGGAAATAGAGAACTTAACTGAGTACGGAATTGATCCGGGAGAAGTTAAAATTTTTATCTCATTTGAAGATGATGAAAACTGGAACAAGGTGTGGAAAGACCATTATGCTCCAATTCCTGTTGCTGCAAATTTGGTGATTGTTCCAATTTGGCAAAAGGAAGAATACAAAAATGATCAACGAATTAAAATTTTTATTGATCCGGGAATGGCTTTTGGGACGGGAGATCATCCGACTACCATTTTAACTTTACAGGCACTTTTGATTGCTTATCAAAAAGGAGATCGAGTTTTTGATATTGGCAGCGGCAGTGGAATTCTCTCAATTGCAGCAGTTAAATTGGGAGCAAAAAATGTTTATGCAACTGATATTGATCAGGCAACCATGGAAAATGCCAGACAAAACTTATCGGTGAACGACGTTAGTGATGAGGTCAATTTAGTTGTGAGTGATCTTTTAAAAGGAACGGAAGAAAAAGCCGATTTAATTTTGGCAAATATTTTAGCCGAAGTGCACTTTAAATTAATTCCAGAACTTGATTCGCACCTGAAAGAAAATGGTCGAGTTGTTCTAGGCGGAATTATAAACGATCAGGCGGCCGCTGTTGAAGAACAGTTGATAAATCATGGTTTTAAAGTTGTTGAACGTTTGGCGATGAAAGATTGGGTTAGTTATATTGTTCAAAGAGGTGATTAA
- the trpS gene encoding tryptophan--tRNA ligase, whose product MKKIALTGDRPTGKLHLGHYVGSLKQRVELQDQVDQNLIMIADMQALTDNARDPEKIRRSLINVALDYLSVGINPDVSTIFVQSQIPALNELTMIYLNLVTVSRLERNPTVKTEIKQKKFGQSVPAGFFIYPVSQASDITAFKANYVPVGDDQEPMIEQAREIVRSFNSIYQKDILVEPKGIFPPKGQGRIPGIDGNAKMSKSLGNAIYLSDSADEVKKKVMSMYTDPNHIHVEDPGSVEGNVVFTYLDIFDPDQAQVQELKDQYQKGGLGDVKIKRRLIEVLNAFLDPIRAKHDEFEANLDYVYQVLQDGSEKANEIANATLEEVRDAMGINYFKKI is encoded by the coding sequence ATGAAAAAAATTGCATTAACGGGTGATCGGCCCACTGGAAAACTTCATCTTGGTCATTATGTTGGATCGCTAAAACAACGGGTCGAGCTGCAGGATCAGGTTGATCAAAATCTAATTATGATTGCAGATATGCAGGCATTAACCGATAATGCAAGGGATCCTGAAAAAATTCGTCGTAGTTTGATTAACGTTGCATTGGATTATCTTTCGGTAGGGATTAATCCTGATGTTTCAACGATTTTTGTTCAGTCGCAGATTCCAGCCTTAAATGAATTAACCATGATTTATCTAAATCTTGTTACCGTTTCGCGGCTTGAACGAAACCCAACTGTTAAAACCGAAATAAAACAAAAGAAATTTGGTCAAAGTGTTCCGGCGGGCTTCTTTATTTACCCAGTTTCGCAAGCCTCTGATATTACGGCATTTAAAGCCAATTATGTACCGGTTGGTGATGATCAAGAGCCGATGATTGAGCAGGCACGAGAAATTGTGCGCTCTTTTAATTCAATTTATCAAAAAGATATCTTAGTAGAGCCGAAAGGAATTTTCCCGCCAAAAGGTCAGGGAAGAATTCCGGGCATTGACGGAAATGCCAAGATGAGTAAATCGTTAGGCAATGCAATCTACTTGTCTGATAGTGCTGATGAGGTCAAAAAGAAAGTTATGTCGATGTATACTGATCCAAATCACATCCACGTTGAGGATCCAGGTTCAGTAGAAGGCAACGTTGTTTTTACTTACTTAGATATTTTTGATCCAGATCAAGCTCAGGTGCAAGAATTAAAAGATCAATATCAAAAAGGCGGCTTGGGCGATGTTAAGATCAAACGTCGTTTAATCGAGGTCTTAAACGCTTTTCTTGATCCAATTAGAGCTAAACATGATGAATTTGAAGCTAATCTAGATTATGTCTATCAGGTATTACAAGATGGAAGCGAAAAAGCAAATGAAATTGCAAATGCGACACTTGAAGAAGTGCGTGATGCAATGGGAATTAATTATTTTAAAAAGATCTGA
- a CDS encoding threonine/serine exporter family protein: MIMEILTNLILSYIGSVSFGIIINVPHRLLNAAGLTGVCGWMTYLLFHDLNLGIFISNFMGALVIGLISYLFAKYKKVPILNFNVSGLICLAPGALTYKGVHDTVFNGVNSGLNVVVRVMIVILALAVGTMLSQLIDEAFKRIIKKIRA, encoded by the coding sequence ATGATAATGGAAATTTTAACTAACTTAATTTTGAGTTACATTGGGAGTGTCAGTTTTGGCATTATTATCAATGTCCCTCATCGTTTATTAAATGCAGCTGGACTTACAGGAGTTTGTGGCTGGATGACGTATTTACTATTTCATGATTTAAATTTAGGAATCTTTATTTCTAATTTTATGGGTGCACTTGTAATAGGACTTATAAGTTATCTTTTTGCAAAGTACAAAAAAGTTCCGATTCTTAACTTCAATGTTTCAGGTTTAATTTGTTTGGCACCGGGTGCTTTAACTTATAAAGGAGTTCACGATACAGTATTTAATGGAGTGAATTCTGGGTTAAATGTTGTTGTTCGAGTAATGATTGTAATTTTAGCTTTGGCTGTCGGTACGATGTTGAGTCAGTTAATAGATGAAGCTTTTAAAAGAATCATCAAAAAAATCCGTGCTTGA
- a CDS encoding RsmE family RNA methyltransferase codes for MQRVFISNELTDQITLSGEDYHHLIEVLRYQKGKTFEVADKLGQVAVYEVNKINESKKTLDIKLVSKNDRDTELPVEVTLICALTKGKKIDETVEKGSEFGANHFIFYHSKYSPVKYSDEWGQKKEERLNKIALTAAKQSHRNFIPTVTVQEHLLWDELEFQTKFLAYEKASDSKSDLKERLSKIAIPSSLCCAFGPEGGFASKEVEEFIEHGFHSISLGRRILRAENAPLFFLSVLSFYFEI; via the coding sequence ATGCAGCGAGTTTTTATTTCTAATGAATTAACTGATCAAATAACGCTTAGTGGTGAAGATTATCATCATTTGATCGAAGTCTTGCGGTATCAAAAAGGCAAAACCTTTGAAGTTGCTGATAAATTGGGGCAAGTTGCAGTCTATGAAGTTAATAAAATTAATGAATCAAAGAAAACCCTTGATATTAAATTAGTTTCAAAAAATGATCGTGATACAGAACTTCCAGTTGAGGTAACCCTAATTTGTGCTCTAACCAAAGGGAAAAAAATCGACGAAACGGTCGAAAAAGGTAGTGAATTTGGCGCAAATCATTTTATTTTTTATCATTCTAAATATTCTCCAGTTAAATATTCAGACGAGTGGGGGCAAAAGAAAGAAGAGCGTTTAAATAAGATTGCATTGACTGCTGCTAAGCAATCTCATCGTAACTTTATTCCAACCGTTACAGTTCAAGAGCACCTTCTATGGGACGAATTGGAATTTCAAACAAAATTTTTAGCTTATGAAAAAGCAAGTGATTCTAAGAGTGACTTAAAAGAGCGTTTAAGTAAAATAGCAATCCCATCATCTTTGTGCTGTGCATTTGGTCCGGAGGGTGGTTTTGCCTCAAAAGAAGTAGAAGAATTTATTGAACACGGCTTTCATTCAATTTCCTTAGGTCGTCGAATTTTAAGAGCTGAAAATGCACCACTGTTTTTTTTGAGTGTTTTGTCATTTTATTTTGAGATATGA
- a CDS encoding threonine/serine exporter family protein produces the protein MQSDLNYDYISQVLLKVGRIMIENGAETTRTEDTMKRIAKQAGVSDLEVFSTLTGIVIGINKVDKTAVIQIYSRATNMERIVAINDLSRKFTAGKITFKELACGVDQVEKYVPDFPWWLKGISAFLISGGLMILFSHATANWGDFIPAGIIGMLGFLMSSFLHRFYEVQFISDFVASFLIGILAVVSLKLHLIVSLDGVIIGAVMPLVPGIVIMNGLRDMLSGHLLSGLLRFLEAVLTFIFIGAGLALVLRFFR, from the coding sequence ATGCAGTCAGATCTTAATTATGATTATATTTCGCAGGTTCTCTTAAAAGTTGGGAGAATTATGATCGAAAATGGTGCTGAGACTACGCGAACTGAGGATACAATGAAAAGGATCGCAAAACAAGCAGGAGTTTCGGATTTAGAAGTGTTTTCAACTTTAACAGGGATTGTGATTGGAATTAATAAAGTTGATAAAACCGCAGTAATTCAAATCTATTCGAGAGCAACCAATATGGAGCGAATAGTCGCAATAAATGATTTATCCCGCAAATTTACAGCTGGCAAAATCACATTTAAAGAATTAGCTTGTGGTGTAGATCAAGTGGAAAAATATGTTCCAGACTTTCCGTGGTGGCTTAAAGGAATCTCTGCGTTTTTGATTAGTGGTGGTTTAATGATCCTTTTTTCTCATGCAACGGCTAATTGGGGTGATTTTATTCCAGCCGGAATTATTGGCATGTTAGGATTTTTAATGTCATCATTTTTGCACCGTTTTTATGAAGTACAGTTTATTAGTGATTTTGTAGCCTCTTTTTTGATAGGTATTTTGGCGGTAGTCTCATTAAAGTTGCATTTAATTGTCAGTTTAGATGGAGTGATTATTGGTGCGGTAATGCCCTTGGTACCCGGAATCGTTATTATGAATGGTCTGCGGGATATGCTTTCAGGACACTTACTTTCGGGATTATTACGATTTCTTGAAGCCGTCTTAACATTTATTTTTATTGGTGCAGGTCTTGCCCTAGTTTTGAGGTTCTTTCGATGA
- a CDS encoding BspA family leucine-rich repeat surface protein: MNWKRLKLPLFFMISFVLLIAFLNTMPKEKSQANNLSRENNVIDSREEDVLTNPSSHLQPHGKLVAQSQNRITSRGAGPVVKTNDFRLTADDRLTTANQPYVVLDWENVSGINDGYLVQRSTDSSLPDNDALWQTPPTNYGKKVKILNVYPVNGNFLKTWMDQLDPNTGQPVSMGLIEVTPVSLIDFNNNPDSYLKDAAGNYQYDGIYFGSSDGNNNQDLNSSSVNAVKSFGQTGRSVIFGHDTVMSSLHPYFNNFASDLGIQLMPNIDDASINDDRFGSNVVQFSPQARNGYLTKYPYLLDPNAQYHIQPSHSGGQFYLYSGGGTRWMEYLPPYYVYGDSGIPTSEHYLDSSGQRTWTDDGNRIGDNNDYLVTKNNYAIIQTGHTTGSCTPDEAKVIANMVYYTSSLNTTTHGEDHTVSDTTAPDTPGLSVSVDKNYAEISVIGVDLGTDYYYRIKAQTAAGTKYSDVVKSTITSGIKGYVYQIDTDPNGVATPVKDANGVVTNINTHRFITVNRADGVSSGGKKYLHIVAVDNNNNFDVTKTKTVTLSDYLWWNVDSNKVLTIYPHELNWDLDHVNWTAKNGQAMQNWPWVPAVYQSSDESVPIFKAVISPGVTVKDSMYKLFSDLKQMTSIEGLDQLDTSQVTNMSWMFNYCYALQSIDLTPLNTANVTDMSAMFRYCRSLKNLNLTPLNTSRVTNMSEMFFGCVSLTGLNLAPLDTRQVNDMSEMFWGCSSMTSLDVTPLVTSNVTNMKAMFDYCSQVKSLDVTHFDTSKVTDMSYMFGDCRALTSLDVTKFNTSQVTTMRSMFRSCNVLPELDVTHFDTSKVTDMGAMFSGCGSSSLDVTHFDTSKVIYMDSMFAVCSSLPTVDVTHFDTSQVTRMDGMFSGCQSMPTIDVTHFDTRKVTTMNTMFASCGALTQLDIRNFVTNQVNDMGRMFEGCIELVDLKYDFTNFNTSQVKDMDAMFASCQSLPAIDVTHFDTSQVTRMDRMFYDCTILKEIDLRHFNTSKVIYFSEMFAYSKELTQLDLSSFDTSQGTNFNEMFSNCLKISSLDLSNFNTRKAVRNYGQDKRQKVLKNMPSLWKLTLGPDTILDYELLSEDNLGNPVAGTKIKDLDQPTLNCYATSDYWQEVGSGGSDHNPQGPKSHGNDITRDTMNRTDKRTYVWDQEGFQTFRVSNVGYISGQNPWFNEKEVESIPQIMTEKDNRNFRQGQTWKIEAAVTQPLQLSSDSTKIISGNPLWFHDTDTGNKYNLTSTAQTVRTGARSTDYQDEINIPWTVGIKTRKTDIPSIGTYWGQITFTLVNTSGI; the protein is encoded by the coding sequence ATGAATTGGAAGAGATTAAAGCTGCCGTTATTTTTTATGATAAGTTTTGTATTGTTAATTGCTTTTTTGAACACCATGCCAAAAGAAAAAAGCCAAGCCAATAATTTATCTCGTGAAAATAATGTAATCGATTCCAGGGAGGAGGACGTTTTAACTAACCCTTCCAGTCATTTACAGCCGCACGGAAAGTTAGTTGCTCAAAGTCAAAATAGAATTACTTCTAGAGGTGCTGGACCAGTAGTTAAAACTAATGATTTTCGTTTAACTGCTGATGATCGTTTAACTACTGCAAATCAGCCTTATGTGGTTTTAGATTGGGAAAATGTCTCTGGAATAAATGACGGCTATCTCGTTCAGCGTTCGACAGATTCAAGTTTGCCGGATAATGATGCTTTGTGGCAGACTCCGCCAACTAATTATGGCAAGAAAGTCAAAATTTTAAACGTCTATCCAGTTAATGGTAACTTTTTGAAAACTTGGATGGATCAATTGGATCCTAATACCGGACAGCCGGTTTCAATGGGCTTAATAGAAGTGACGCCGGTTTCTCTAATTGACTTTAATAATAACCCTGATAGTTATTTAAAGGACGCTGCGGGTAATTATCAGTATGACGGGATTTATTTTGGTTCATCTGATGGGAATAATAACCAAGATTTAAACAGCAGTAGTGTTAACGCAGTGAAAAGTTTTGGTCAGACCGGGAGGTCAGTGATTTTTGGTCACGATACGGTCATGAGTTCACTGCATCCATATTTTAATAATTTTGCCTCAGATCTGGGGATCCAACTAATGCCAAATATTGATGATGCTTCAATTAATGATGATCGTTTTGGTTCTAATGTGGTTCAGTTTTCGCCGCAAGCCAGAAATGGATATTTAACCAAGTATCCTTATCTACTCGACCCTAATGCGCAATATCACATTCAGCCTTCGCATTCAGGAGGCCAATTTTACTTGTATTCAGGTGGAGGCACCCGTTGGATGGAATATTTACCTCCATATTATGTTTATGGAGATTCAGGGATTCCGACCTCAGAGCACTACTTAGATTCCAGCGGTCAACGGACGTGGACCGATGACGGGAATCGCATTGGCGATAACAATGATTATTTAGTGACGAAAAATAATTATGCAATCATTCAGACGGGTCACACAACTGGATCGTGTACGCCAGATGAAGCAAAAGTAATTGCCAATATGGTGTATTACACGAGCAGCCTAAATACCACCACGCATGGTGAAGATCACACGGTCAGTGATACGACAGCACCAGATACTCCAGGACTAAGTGTGTCAGTGGATAAGAATTATGCAGAAATTTCAGTAATTGGAGTTGATCTAGGAACTGATTATTATTATCGGATCAAGGCACAGACGGCAGCGGGAACTAAGTATTCGGATGTAGTTAAATCAACAATCACTAGCGGCATTAAGGGTTATGTTTATCAAATTGACACAGATCCCAACGGAGTGGCAACCCCAGTTAAGGATGCTAACGGAGTAGTTACAAATATTAATACACACAGGTTCATCACCGTTAACCGCGCTGATGGTGTTAGCAGCGGGGGTAAGAAGTATTTACATATTGTTGCAGTTGATAATAATAATAACTTCGACGTAACTAAAACAAAAACGGTTACTTTAAGTGATTATCTGTGGTGGAACGTTGACAGCAACAAAGTTTTGACGATTTACCCTCACGAACTCAATTGGGATTTGGATCACGTGAATTGGACCGCTAAAAATGGTCAAGCCATGCAGAACTGGCCATGGGTTCCAGCCGTATATCAATCGTCTGATGAGAGCGTACCAATATTTAAAGCCGTAATTTCACCTGGCGTAACGGTAAAAGATTCAATGTATAAACTTTTTAGTGATTTAAAACAAATGACCTCAATTGAAGGACTTGATCAGTTGGATACCAGTCAGGTAACTAATATGAGCTGGATGTTTAATTATTGTTATGCGTTGCAGAGTATCGACTTGACGCCGCTTAATACCGCTAACGTCACCGATATGAGTGCGATGTTTAGATACTGTAGATCACTCAAGAATTTAAATTTAACACCTTTAAACACGAGTCGGGTCACCAATATGAGTGAGATGTTTTTTGGATGTGTGTCATTGACGGGTTTAAATTTAGCACCCCTTGACACGAGGCAAGTGAATGACATGAGTGAAATGTTTTGGGGATGTTCGTCAATGACAAGTCTCGATGTCACGCCGCTTGTGACAAGCAATGTCACAAATATGAAGGCAATGTTTGATTATTGCAGTCAAGTTAAAAGTTTAGATGTCACTCATTTTGACACTAGTAAAGTCACAGATATGAGCTATATGTTTGGGGACTGTAGAGCCTTGACCAGTTTGGATGTGACTAAATTTAATACTAGTCAAGTAACAACTATGAGATCGATGTTTCGAAGTTGTAACGTTTTACCAGAACTTGATGTGACTCATTTTGATACCAGCAAAGTTACAGATATGGGTGCGATGTTTTCCGGTTGCGGATCGTCATCACTTGATGTGACTCATTTTGATACCAGCAAAGTGATTTATATGGATTCGATGTTTGCTGTCTGCAGTTCTTTACCGACCGTAGATGTGACCCATTTTGATACGAGTCAAGTGACAAGAATGGATGGCATGTTTTCGGGATGTCAATCGATGCCAACTATCGATGTGACCCATTTTGACACTCGAAAAGTAACAACAATGAATACGATGTTTGCATCTTGCGGGGCATTAACGCAGCTCGATATTAGAAATTTTGTGACTAATCAGGTTAACGATATGGGCCGGATGTTTGAGGGTTGTATAGAACTAGTTGATTTAAAATATGATTTTACAAACTTTAACACGAGTCAAGTGAAGGATATGGATGCAATGTTTGCCTCCTGCCAATCTTTACCAGCGATCGATGTGACTCATTTTGACACGAGTCAAGTAACTAGAATGGATCGCATGTTTTATGACTGTACAATTCTTAAAGAAATAGATCTTAGGCACTTTAACACGAGTAAGGTTATTTATTTTTCAGAGATGTTTGCTTATTCTAAAGAGTTAACACAGCTTGATTTAAGCAGTTTTGATACGAGTCAAGGCACAAATTTTAATGAGATGTTTAGTAATTGTCTGAAAATAAGTAGTTTAGATCTGAGTAATTTTAATACGAGGAAAGCAGTACGAAACTATGGTCAGGATAAAAGACAAAAAGTTCTTAAAAATATGCCGTCACTATGGAAGTTAACCTTAGGACCAGACACAATTTTGGATTATGAACTTCTTTCAGAAGATAATTTAGGTAATCCAGTAGCGGGGACGAAAATTAAAGATCTTGATCAACCAACTTTAAATTGTTATGCAACAAGTGATTACTGGCAAGAAGTAGGATCAGGGGGGAGTGATCACAATCCTCAAGGGCCAAAATCTCATGGCAATGATATTACTCGTGACACGATGAATAGAACTGATAAAAGAACTTATGTCTGGGATCAGGAAGGCTTTCAAACGTTTAGGGTAAGTAATGTTGGGTATATTTCAGGTCAAAATCCTTGGTTTAATGAAAAAGAAGTAGAAAGCATCCCGCAGATAATGACTGAAAAAGATAATCGTAATTTTCGGCAGGGACAAACTTGGAAGATTGAGGCAGCAGTTACGCAGCCACTGCAGTTATCCAGTGATTCAACAAAAATAATTTCTGGTAATCCACTGTGGTTTCATGATACGGATACAGGTAATAAGTATAATTTAACTTCAACTGCTCAGACGGTGCGTACAGGAGCAAGAAGCACGGATTACCAAGATGAAATCAACATTCCATGGACGGTAGGAATAAAAACTCGAAAGACAGATATTCCGAGTATTGGAACTTACTGGGGTCAAATTACATTTACACTAGTGAATACTTCGGGGATATAA
- a CDS encoding NCS2 family permease, translated as MKKGFIEGSLDRVFKLKKNNTTIGREILAGTTIFIAMSYILFVNPSVLGAAGMDQGAIFAATALAAIIGCVATAFLANYPIAIAPSLGSNAFFAYTVVVGMKIPWQTALAGVFVASLLFLLVTVFKVREKIINNIPADLKSAIAAGIGLFVAFVGLQNGGLVQKDKSTLLTITDFHNPTVWLTVFGLVLTLILVARKVPGNMLIGMAATSILGILTGLIKMPKAIVAPIPSIKPTFAQALFHVKDVFTPQMLTVVIIFFLVAFFDTTGTVVGLLEQAGLMKRGEKVSPRVGKVLLSDAISMTGSSIFGSSPTSAYVESSTGIAVGGRTGLTSLTVAVFFAASLFFSPLLSVVTSQVTAPIMIIVGSYMVTSLGNIDWNKFESAFPAFVTIAGMPLFYDISYGFAFGVMSYVIIMVVKGKAKKVHPIMYLAFLIFLFLLFALNLAH; from the coding sequence ATGAAAAAGGGTTTTATTGAAGGATCTTTAGATCGAGTTTTTAAGCTTAAAAAAAATAACACTACCATTGGACGTGAGATATTAGCTGGAACTACTATCTTCATTGCAATGTCTTATATTTTATTTGTTAATCCAAGTGTTTTAGGTGCTGCGGGCATGGATCAGGGGGCAATTTTTGCAGCAACGGCATTAGCTGCAATTATTGGATGTGTTGCCACAGCTTTTCTAGCTAATTATCCGATTGCGATTGCTCCTTCTCTTGGGAGTAACGCTTTTTTTGCTTATACCGTAGTAGTTGGCATGAAAATTCCATGGCAGACGGCTTTAGCAGGTGTTTTTGTCGCGTCATTATTATTTTTATTAGTTACCGTTTTTAAAGTTAGAGAAAAGATCATCAATAATATTCCAGCAGATTTAAAATCGGCAATTGCAGCAGGAATTGGTCTTTTTGTTGCTTTTGTAGGACTCCAGAATGGAGGACTAGTTCAAAAAGATAAATCAACTCTTTTAACAATAACTGATTTTCATAATCCGACAGTTTGGCTGACAGTATTTGGACTAGTGTTAACTCTAATTTTGGTTGCCAGAAAAGTTCCAGGTAATATGTTGATCGGGATGGCAGCGACTTCGATTCTCGGAATTTTAACGGGTTTGATAAAAATGCCTAAGGCAATTGTGGCACCGATTCCTTCAATTAAACCGACGTTTGCGCAAGCTTTATTTCATGTTAAAGATGTTTTTACACCGCAAATGTTAACGGTCGTTATAATATTTTTCTTAGTAGCCTTTTTTGATACTACCGGTACAGTTGTTGGTCTTCTTGAACAAGCTGGTTTAATGAAACGAGGCGAGAAGGTTTCACCGCGAGTTGGAAAAGTATTACTTAGTGATGCAATTTCAATGACAGGTTCTTCAATTTTCGGGAGCTCACCAACTTCTGCTTATGTCGAATCATCGACAGGAATTGCAGTTGGGGGCAGAACCGGCCTTACCTCACTAACTGTCGCAGTATTTTTTGCTGCTAGTCTGTTCTTTTCACCGCTCTTATCAGTAGTAACTTCGCAAGTTACTGCACCGATTATGATTATTGTTGGTTCATATATGGTTACTTCTCTAGGTAATATTGATTGGAACAAGTTTGAAAGTGCCTTTCCAGCATTTGTTACGATTGCCGGGATGCCGCTCTTTTATGATATTTCCTATGGTTTTGCATTTGGCGTAATGTCATACGTAATTATCATGGTCGTCAAAGGCAAAGCCAAAAAAGTACATCCAATTATGTATTTGGCATTTTTAATTTTTCTATTTTTGTTATTTGCTTTAAATCTTGCTCATTAA